A stretch of the Desulfobacter sp. genome encodes the following:
- a CDS encoding insulinase family protein, whose amino-acid sequence MNCRGPVWPIGLKKIIESADSTLLKGFYDHWYRPDNMALVIVGDMDIKLAQTMIEHTFSSLAPRSDLSMAVPKVKWTPHKGTRFFYHGEPEAGTTQITMERVVHKPFEPETIDSLKQETTQYIGNLIYQNRLSKMVRDQSGDFSSASVFSGNYLKHLKIAAVQASCDPEHWESTLTQLESSLRQALEFGFSPQEFARAKADVLSSLDAKAAKASTRKSHEISQSLLSTLNQKGLFLSPGQERDLLFSHIQSLTLDEVNLGFRSSWPDDHCLVLVTGNADPGDRPELKIANVFNQSRSQAVHPYEQAEPKSFPYLKLPVNKAHLIQSRENVKGLGIKQIDLGNNVRINLKPTQFKKGEFSFKAVFGKGWANFPQQMQGGSSD is encoded by the coding sequence TTGAACTGCCGGGGTCCCGTTTGGCCCATCGGGCTCAAGAAAATCATAGAGTCTGCTGACAGCACCTTGTTAAAAGGATTTTACGATCATTGGTATCGGCCTGACAATATGGCTCTGGTCATTGTCGGGGACATGGATATCAAGCTTGCCCAAACCATGATAGAACACACCTTTTCTTCGCTGGCGCCCCGGTCGGACCTGTCCATGGCGGTTCCAAAGGTGAAATGGACCCCCCACAAGGGCACACGTTTTTTTTATCATGGAGAGCCTGAGGCCGGTACCACCCAGATCACCATGGAGCGTGTGGTTCATAAGCCGTTTGAACCTGAAACCATAGACAGCCTCAAACAGGAGACAACCCAGTATATCGGCAATCTTATTTATCAGAACAGGCTTTCTAAGATGGTCAGGGATCAGTCTGGAGATTTTTCCTCCGCATCTGTATTTTCAGGGAATTACCTCAAGCATTTAAAGATTGCAGCGGTCCAGGCCTCCTGTGATCCGGAGCATTGGGAATCCACCTTAACTCAGTTGGAATCTTCCCTGCGCCAGGCCCTTGAATTCGGATTTTCACCCCAGGAATTTGCCCGGGCCAAAGCTGATGTCCTGTCCTCGCTTGATGCCAAGGCGGCCAAGGCATCGACCCGGAAAAGTCATGAGATTTCCCAGAGCCTGCTTTCTACGCTGAACCAAAAAGGATTGTTTCTTTCGCCCGGACAGGAACGGGATCTGCTCTTTTCCCATATTCAATCTTTGACCTTGGACGAGGTGAACCTGGGATTCAGGTCATCCTGGCCTGACGATCATTGTCTGGTATTGGTAACAGGAAATGCTGACCCGGGAGATCGGCCTGAACTAAAGATTGCCAATGTGTTTAACCAAAGCCGGTCCCAGGCGGTCCATCCCTATGAACAGGCCGAACCCAAATCTTTCCCCTATCTTAAACTACCTGTGAACAAGGCTCATCTTATCCAGAGCCGTGAAAATGTTAAAGGGCTGGGTATAAAGCAGATTGACCTTGGAAATAATGTTCGGATCAACCTTAAGCCGACCCAATTTAAAAAGGGAGAATTTTCCTTTAAAGCCGTGTTTGGAAAGGGGTGGGCCAATTTCCCCCAACAGATGCAAGGAGGTTCATCCGATTAA
- a CDS encoding insulinase family protein: MEKTTQPRLALQIPSDPALVYGVLPNGFQYLIMENMTPKERVSIHLNVFAGSVHETDEEQGVAHFLEHMLFNGSEHFKPGELITYFQSIGMDFGADANARTSFYSTIYDLSLPKGGQKDLEDAFVVIKDYAQGASILETEVDRERGVILAEKRERDSVSYRTFKKELAFELPGSRLAHRAQENHRVC; this comes from the coding sequence GTGGAAAAAACAACCCAGCCTCGTTTGGCGCTTCAAATACCCAGTGATCCGGCCCTGGTCTACGGGGTGCTGCCCAATGGATTCCAATACCTGATCATGGAAAATATGACTCCCAAGGAACGGGTCAGTATTCATTTGAATGTATTTGCAGGATCTGTCCATGAAACCGATGAAGAGCAGGGGGTGGCGCATTTTCTTGAGCACATGCTCTTTAACGGTTCTGAGCATTTTAAACCGGGTGAGCTGATTACCTATTTTCAGTCCATTGGGATGGATTTTGGTGCGGATGCCAATGCAAGGACCTCTTTTTATTCCACGATCTATGATTTAAGCCTTCCAAAGGGAGGTCAAAAAGATCTTGAAGATGCCTTTGTGGTCATCAAGGATTATGCCCAGGGTGCATCTATTCTGGAGACTGAGGTTGACCGGGAAAGAGGGGTTATTCTGGCTGAAAAACGGGAACGGGATTCTGTTTCCTACCGAACCTTTAAAAAGGAGCTGGCCTTTGAACTGCCGGGGTCCCGTTTGGCCCATCGGGCTCAAGAAAATCATAGAGTCTGCTGA